One genomic region from Streptomyces sp. NBC_00582 encodes:
- a CDS encoding CHAP domain-containing protein, whose product MSVDGMVAQMERWIGTGEPNEIQTWYRQRNGADYSGNFAWCDATITRAAVDAGEYDAVCHGTDYAYTVAHAARFKAAGEWTAMTNGIKNSGIRRGDVVFFDWNGSSEIGKIDHVGIVTGVSSDYKYVFTIEGNTANVCARRVRVVSDIAGFGRPKYKPEPKPASGSSGSKRPQVSLAKLVRAFKVDPPKKGTPVSYPLVEVVEGALVAEKLLAKKYADGHAGTATRSAYALLQERYGYTGKDADGIPGATSLKRLAKKHGFDVVA is encoded by the coding sequence ATGAGCGTCGACGGCATGGTCGCGCAGATGGAGCGCTGGATTGGCACCGGCGAGCCGAACGAGATTCAGACCTGGTACCGGCAGCGCAACGGCGCCGACTACTCCGGAAACTTCGCGTGGTGCGACGCGACGATCACGCGAGCTGCGGTCGACGCCGGCGAGTACGACGCGGTGTGCCACGGCACCGACTACGCGTACACCGTGGCGCACGCGGCCCGCTTCAAGGCGGCCGGCGAGTGGACCGCGATGACCAACGGCATCAAGAACAGCGGGATACGCCGCGGCGACGTGGTGTTCTTCGACTGGAACGGGTCGAGCGAGATCGGCAAGATCGATCACGTTGGCATCGTGACCGGGGTGAGCAGCGACTACAAGTACGTGTTCACGATCGAGGGCAACACGGCGAACGTGTGCGCGCGGCGCGTGAGGGTCGTCTCGGACATCGCCGGGTTCGGTCGGCCCAAGTACAAGCCCGAGCCGAAGCCTGCGAGCGGCAGCTCGGGCTCGAAGCGCCCGCAGGTGTCCCTCGCCAAGCTCGTGCGGGCATTCAAGGTGGACCCGCCGAAGAAGGGCACGCCGGTCTCGTACCCGCTCGTCGAGGTCGTCGAGGGCGCCCTCGTCGCCGAGAAGCTGCTCGCGAAGAAGTACGCCGACGGGCACGCCGGTACCGCCACCCGCAGCGCGTACGCGCTGCTGCAGGAGCGCTACGGCTACACCGGCAAGGACGCCGACGGCATCCCCGGCGCGACGTCGCTCAAGAGGCTCGCGAAGAAGCACGGGTTCGACGTCGTCGCCTGA